In Borrelia coriaceae, the genomic stretch TGTCTATTTTTATCCCTAAAATCAACTTTATTACTAAAAGTTCCAGCATCACTAGTAGGGTTTTTCATTTGTTTTTTTATTTTTTTAAGTTTTTCTTGATAGTCAGTTACTAACTGAGTTATGTTTGTTGACACTTTAACCTCCTAACCTTTTGCTTTACTTCAAGAAACGGCCTTATTACCATAAATGGCTATCTTTATTAAATACAGCTTATAATCCTCTTGTTCTTTTTTAGATGTGTCATCAGTAAGATTTAATGTAAATACATTTGATAATGCAATAGCTTTAATTGATACTTGTGAATCATTAGATGCTTTAATAACTTCTCCATCTGAATTGAAATCTAATTTATTTCCTATTTCAATACCTGAAGGACTGCTAGCAATTACATACCCTTCAAAATTATTTGTTATAGGTATTACTGTTGCTACATTAGTATGCTCATCAATGTCTATGCATATTCCATACATATTTTTACCATCAGATACTTCAACTTGAACTTCATCAGATTTTGAAGTTTCAATTTTTAATTTAACCGCACGCTTGTATGGGAATCCTATAGCAGGGTATTCTTCTAACTTATCTGTACTACTTGATACAGATTGAGATATAGCA encodes the following:
- a CDS encoding DUF228 domain-containing protein, with the translated sequence MSNKGNQNPSLVPNLGHGTLEPDMYAGMDDNELIETLKQQLQQEQIKEDDEDNDDEQKDEEQGEELQQPSRTRGRSRRKRQAAVLETDEGKSLKDAILKLKKYSKSFNYDERSVFKAKIDFRDKNLTFDAISQSVSSSTDKLEEYPAIGFPYKRAVKLKIETSKSDEVQVEVSDGKNMYGICIDIDEHTNVATVIPITNNFEGYVIASSPSGIEIGNKLDFNSDGEVIKASNDSQVSIKAIALSNVFTLNLTDDTSKKEQEDYKLYLIKIAIYGNKAVS